A single region of the Hippopotamus amphibius kiboko isolate mHipAmp2 chromosome 6, mHipAmp2.hap2, whole genome shotgun sequence genome encodes:
- the FBXO5 gene encoding F-box only protein 5 isoform X2: MRGCKEESSTLSVKMKCDFNYNRVHSGIKPVKPDDRRQGSYTTAYVEGYYKDCIKDYERLSDLGSPVVSPRIVELDTESKPLHNKENQHVQQTRRSSNDIEELEASGPYEDSGYSSFSQQSGLDEHEDSSLPLVENFSDSPQSCLLQTQSPDQYPNKNLLPALHFEKVVCSTLKKSCKRNPKIDWEKLKEFISSGNFKLQNIIGRKMGLEYVDILSELFRRGLRHLLANILTQLSDMDLINVSKVSTTWKKILEDDKGALQLYNKAIQRITEKNIKFSPHASTREYVLFRTPLASVQKSATETVPTKDAQTKLPDPGDPKVSTYSRHSEFSEVAKTLKKNESLKACIRCNSPAKYDCYLQRATCKRESCGFDYCTKCLCNYHTTEDCSNGKPLKASYKMGPLPGTKKSKKNLRRL, from the exons GTTGTAAAGAAGAAAGTTCCACTCTCTCTGTCAAAATGAAGTGTGATTTTAACTATAACCGTGTTCATTCTGGAATTAAACCGGTAAAGCCTGATGACAGAAGACAAGGTTCCTACACTACTGCATATGTGGAAGGTTATTATAAAGACTGCATTAAAGACTATGAAAGGTTATCAGATTTGGGGTCACCAGTTGTGAGCCCCAGGATTGTAGAACTTGATACTGAAAGCAAACCCTTGCATAATAAGGAAAATCAACATGTACAACAAACACGTAGAAGTTCAAATGACATAGAAGAACTAGAAGCCAGTGGACCTTATGAAgacagtggctactcttcattttcccAACAAAGTGGCCTCGATGAACATGAAGACAGTAGCCTTCCCCTGGTGGAAAATTTCAGTGACAGTCCACAATCTTGCCTGCTACAGACACAAAGTCCAGACCAATATCCCAACAAAAACTTGCTGCCGGctcttcattttgaaaaagtGGTTTGTTCAAcgttaaaaaaaagttgtaaacGAAATCCTAAAATAGATTGGGAGAAGCTGAAGGAATTTATATCCAGCGGAAATTTTAAACTACAGAATATAATTGGCAGGAAAATGGGTCTAGAGTATGTAGATATTCTCAGTGAACTCTTTCGAAGGGGACTCAGACATCTCTTAGCAAATATTTTAACACAGCTCAGTGATATGGACTTAATCAA TGTGTCTAAAGTGAGCACAACTTGGAAGAAGATTCTAGAAGATGATAAGGGGGCATTGCAATTATACAATAAAGCAATACAGAGAATTACC gaaaagaaCATTAAGTTTTCACCACACGCTTCAACCAGAGAGTATGTTTTATTCAGAACCCCGTTAGCATCTGTGCAAAAATCAGCAACCGAGACTGTTCCCACAAAAGACGCTCAAACCAAGTTACCTGATCCAGGTGATCCAAAAGTTTCTACTTACAGTCGACACAGTGAATTCTCTGag gttgccaaaactttgaaaaagaacgAAAGCCTCAAAGCCTGTATTCGTTGTAATTCACCTGCAAAATATGATTGCTATTTACAGCGGGCAACCTGTAAACGAGAAAGCTGTGGATTTGATTATTGCACAAAGTGCCTGTGTAATTATCATACCACTGAAGACTGTTCGAATGGCAAACCCCTAAAAGCGAGTTATAAAATGGGTCCTCTGCCTGGTACCAAGAAAAGCAAGAAGAATTTACGACGATTGTGA
- the FBXO5 gene encoding F-box only protein 5 isoform X1, with protein sequence MSRRPCSCSPRPPSASCHCSYGALTAAGRPRPSDGCKEESSTLSVKMKCDFNYNRVHSGIKPVKPDDRRQGSYTTAYVEGYYKDCIKDYERLSDLGSPVVSPRIVELDTESKPLHNKENQHVQQTRRSSNDIEELEASGPYEDSGYSSFSQQSGLDEHEDSSLPLVENFSDSPQSCLLQTQSPDQYPNKNLLPALHFEKVVCSTLKKSCKRNPKIDWEKLKEFISSGNFKLQNIIGRKMGLEYVDILSELFRRGLRHLLANILTQLSDMDLINVSKVSTTWKKILEDDKGALQLYNKAIQRITEKNIKFSPHASTREYVLFRTPLASVQKSATETVPTKDAQTKLPDPGDPKVSTYSRHSEFSEVAKTLKKNESLKACIRCNSPAKYDCYLQRATCKRESCGFDYCTKCLCNYHTTEDCSNGKPLKASYKMGPLPGTKKSKKNLRRL encoded by the exons GTTGTAAAGAAGAAAGTTCCACTCTCTCTGTCAAAATGAAGTGTGATTTTAACTATAACCGTGTTCATTCTGGAATTAAACCGGTAAAGCCTGATGACAGAAGACAAGGTTCCTACACTACTGCATATGTGGAAGGTTATTATAAAGACTGCATTAAAGACTATGAAAGGTTATCAGATTTGGGGTCACCAGTTGTGAGCCCCAGGATTGTAGAACTTGATACTGAAAGCAAACCCTTGCATAATAAGGAAAATCAACATGTACAACAAACACGTAGAAGTTCAAATGACATAGAAGAACTAGAAGCCAGTGGACCTTATGAAgacagtggctactcttcattttcccAACAAAGTGGCCTCGATGAACATGAAGACAGTAGCCTTCCCCTGGTGGAAAATTTCAGTGACAGTCCACAATCTTGCCTGCTACAGACACAAAGTCCAGACCAATATCCCAACAAAAACTTGCTGCCGGctcttcattttgaaaaagtGGTTTGTTCAAcgttaaaaaaaagttgtaaacGAAATCCTAAAATAGATTGGGAGAAGCTGAAGGAATTTATATCCAGCGGAAATTTTAAACTACAGAATATAATTGGCAGGAAAATGGGTCTAGAGTATGTAGATATTCTCAGTGAACTCTTTCGAAGGGGACTCAGACATCTCTTAGCAAATATTTTAACACAGCTCAGTGATATGGACTTAATCAA TGTGTCTAAAGTGAGCACAACTTGGAAGAAGATTCTAGAAGATGATAAGGGGGCATTGCAATTATACAATAAAGCAATACAGAGAATTACC gaaaagaaCATTAAGTTTTCACCACACGCTTCAACCAGAGAGTATGTTTTATTCAGAACCCCGTTAGCATCTGTGCAAAAATCAGCAACCGAGACTGTTCCCACAAAAGACGCTCAAACCAAGTTACCTGATCCAGGTGATCCAAAAGTTTCTACTTACAGTCGACACAGTGAATTCTCTGag gttgccaaaactttgaaaaagaacgAAAGCCTCAAAGCCTGTATTCGTTGTAATTCACCTGCAAAATATGATTGCTATTTACAGCGGGCAACCTGTAAACGAGAAAGCTGTGGATTTGATTATTGCACAAAGTGCCTGTGTAATTATCATACCACTGAAGACTGTTCGAATGGCAAACCCCTAAAAGCGAGTTATAAAATGGGTCCTCTGCCTGGTACCAAGAAAAGCAAGAAGAATTTACGACGATTGTGA